DNA from Drosophila suzukii chromosome 2R, CBGP_Dsuzu_IsoJpt1.0, whole genome shotgun sequence:
TAAGATCTTTGTTTGTTATTATAAGGagatttttttggttttatatttttagaaattgtAAACATTAGTTTCATTTTTGTTCTATTGATAAGTATGTTGCAACTAGCAGAAATTCCACACAGATTCGTTGTCATATTTGTCCCATAATATACATTTCAAAGCTATTATTCGTAACTTCCTTAATTCAGAGCGTAGGACCAGAACATTGTTAACACAAAAGGCGTGGCATTTTTAGAGTTATCCCCTAACTAAGCAACTAATTATGGTTTTTCTATTTTTCAGATCCCACGTCCTACAAAAGGTCTGCATGTACTTCACCTATAAAGTGCGTTACACCAACAGTTCTACCGAAATACCCGAATTCCCGATCGCTCCTGAGATCGCATTAGAACTTTTGATGGCGGCTAATTTCCTAGACTGCTAAATTatattgtttaatttgaatttacaTTATTTACAAGTAAACGGAGGAAGGCTAAAACGCGTAAAGCTTAATTCGCCCATGTTAATTTGTAATGAAACGAGAAGATTGTCCCTGCGAAGAAATAAATTTCTGTTGATTTCCTAAAAGATCAAATTTGTAATACtctttttcaaaaaaatcaaTGCTTTTTATTAAACATCAAGAAAACTGGGTGTCAATTTAAAACTACTTGGAGTGCTTGGACCTGGATTTGGCGgcatttttgttgtttaacATGGCGAAACGCATTTGCTGGATAAGCCATTGGACGCCCTCGCCAAGACCTTCGCCGGATACGGCACTGCTGGAGCAGATGTGCCAGGGTTTCTCCTTGATGTTTTCCAACCTAAGAGCTGGACAAAGTATGCGTTTCCATATAAAAAGTTAGAAATTATGTGTAAATAATATATCTTTTGAAACTTTAACTATGTACCTGCTGCAATTTTTACACTGGACAGAGAATCCTCCATGTCCATTTTGTTTCCATAGAACAGAATTGGCACAATACGGTTGCACAAGTCGGGATGCTGCAGCACGAGATCCAACTCATCTTTGACCACCACTGAAATGGAAACATTTAGCAATGAGAGTTTATAATGTACTCCATATCATACCGAATCTCATGCGGTCGCTGGAATCAATCACATATATAATTCCATGACAGTTCTTAAACTGGTGCTCCCAGAGGTTCCTGTATCGTGTGGCTCCGGACATATCAATTGCCTTTATGGAAACGCCAGACATGCCTGTTCCGAAGGAATACATGTATATAATCACACTGGGTGCTTCGAATGTTCCACAACCACTTACTATAAAATTGCTCCACCATAAAGCCAACTGTGGGCACCACGATGGAAGTCTGTTCGCTGGATTTCTTAAAATGATTGATTATCGAGGATTTTCCGCTGTTGTTTAGTCCCAGCACCAGAATCGTCATTTTATCCTTTTTAATCTTTATCAAGTCGGCCAAATTGTGCAACATTCCCATTTTACTATGCGAGTGGCATCAgctttattttgtttacgGCGATACTTTTGACATGTTTGGCCCTGCAAAGGACTTTTAATTGCCATGGCAACGTCTTTATGCTGGCATCGATTTATTGAAACTTTTGGCCACCTTCAACTTTGCCTGCCGCTTCCGAATCGCTCGCCCACACACATTTTCAAGTTCACCTGGGGCGTGACATTGAATATTGGCTCAATAAGAAACGGTAGTCCggttaaaacaaaaaagaattTCTAATGTATATTTTCCTGTTTTTAGTTTCTTTGGATTGTATCTAACTCGGTTGTGATGTACTCAATTAAAAACAGTTTTACccataatattaaaattatattttatagaCTAATATTCTGTAGGAACTGGAGGTCCTCTTTTGCATGGAACACAACTTTGTAGCCTTGGTTTTTATCAGAAGTTCTAAATGTCTATccaatatatttaaaatttggtATGACGGCACAATGGCGTTGCTACTGATTTTTGAAGTTCCTTAGGTTGCAAAGACGAGATCGAAAACGCACATTTACTATTTTCCTTTAAAAGAGCATAtctataatttattaaaaagggTTTTTACTTTGGGTTGTGGTAGCTCCCAGAATTTCGTTAGTatgcaaaaattattttattaaaaaccaGTTTCTGGTGAAAAGtctcattgactttaatttgtACTAGGATGTTTCACTTAAATGAGTGCCTTTTAGTTAAGTTTATAATATAACGTTATCAGTCTTACTTTAAGAGGCATTTTAGTTAGGCGATAATTCCGGATACTCGTACGCAGTCGaaagttttttatatatatctcTTTGGTTATGCACAGAAACTCAACGctatttacaaaaattaaatggGGCATTAAGCGACTGTTATCCGAATTAGAGTCGATTCAATGCTTAAACACGAAATGAATCTTACAGATACGTTGAACGTGCTTTAGATAGTTTAACCAAGTGTATCATTCCAGTCTGTTGTAACTATTTGCGATAAATAATGTTGATCAGAATTACGAGTTTTACGTGTTGACACAAGCCAAGGTTTATTTTAGAATTCTTCTTAAAAAACATGGTTAGAGCTCCTCTACTTCTTGGTGTTCAAGATGATACCATCGTACTTCTGCTGGAACCACTTCATGGCATCCTCCTTGGTGAGGCGGTGCTGGAAGCCAACAGTGCCGGACTTGCGCTTCCTGTGGTTCACATTGTATCCTGCAAAATGCCAAAGAAACGGGAGAATAAGTAATGTGCCAATGGGTAATTTCGGGGAGAAACTGTAGAAATTGTACCGTGTGGACCTGCATGGAGCAAAGCAAGTCCAACTAAGCACATCTTCTTTGCTATGCGCACATTCACTGAGCATCAGAGCCTTGATTGGCTGAGATACCTAATTAAGTGCACGACTATGGGGGCAAAGGAGGAGGATGCTTACCAGGGCGGCCCAGGACGACGTAGAAGTCCAGACCATAGATACCGATGGAGGGATCGTACTTGATGCCCAGATCGATGTGTTCCTGGATGCCGAAGCCAAAGTTGCCGGTGGAGGAGAAGTTCTCGCGACGCAGCTCGTACTCGCGCACCTTCAGGCCACGCTCCAGGATTTCCTCGGCCTTGGCGCCGCGAACCGTGCAGTGGACAGCGATCTTCTCGTTACGACGGATACCGAACGAACGCACCGTGTAGCGGGCCTTGGAGAACACTGGCTGCTGGCCAGTCAGTTGCTCCAGCACCTGTTTACATAGATATAGAGTATTCCAGTTAGCCATTAACCATGGTGACGGTTTAGACCACTATCTCACCTTGGCGGCACGGGTCAGCCTGTCACCAGACTCGCCCACGCAAATGTTCAGGCAGAGCTTGCGGATGTGCAGGTTGCGCATCGGGTTCTTCGCGGGATCGCGCTTAATCTTCTTCGTAACAGCCTAGAAACAATCAAGGGATTTCGTCAGTTTTTGTGGTTCCACTGTAAACACACCGTACAAATTTCCAAGCATCACATCATCGCACGTCGCACTTTTGCATCCCAAAAATACGGTCGAAAATATGTCGATGCGGTCACAATTTGTTCGTAAACCTACCGCCATTATGGTATGTAGGGAAGAAAGCTGCTCACAGGAATTCCTCGCTGCAAGAAAACGATTTAAAAGctgtttaataaaaatatcacCAAAAAAAACGCGGAGCACTCACCGGAAACTTGTAAGAAAAGAAGGAAAGGTTAGTGTGGCCGCGGTGAGGCGCTCAGAAGGGCCTAAAAAACACCCGACACGTGCTGTTGTCGTGCTGTTATCGAGCTATCGTTCTGTTAAGCGCACTATGTTCCGTCACTAACTGTTAACATggaaaacaataaacaaatggGGTATTCCGTATATTGTTTAGTGCTAAATTGTTGCATTCGAACAGCTGGTACCAGATGTTTCATGTAAATGCAACCGCAGTTCGGTCAACAAGACACAATTCGCtcagaaaaaataattaaattgcTATGCGCGATGTTAATACACAGatgaaaatatatacatattttaacAGACTGTCTTTTATCCCAGTTTACATGTATCTACAACATGGTAatgttttttctttatttatgtttttttaagaGGACCGAACTTGAATTTGTTttacttttcttttatttttactaaCTAACGtgttttcacttttaaacttGTACATACGCTGTTAAGATTACAATGTGTGCTGTTACGCGTAAAAACGGTAATGTTATACGAAATAGAGAGATTATTTAATACTTTCATAAATGTTATTTAGAAATGTCCATTTATAAACCATTTATTACCCATACCAACTGTTgtctttaataaaaaaattattttaatttgaaaaggcaaagttcaaaatttcttcaattattttattaagttaaaaaggaaaattcaacttaattaaataatttaagaaatttttataaaagaccgaaaaaataatattttttgaaatctACGCCACCTaggttaatataaatttgttattatttttattttaaatggaaGACAAATTTTACGGATTACATTTTAACTGGCATCGAATGATGCTAAAATCGACAAAGAAAATTATAATACACCATCCTAATCAATGATTGTATAATGTACTAATTaagaatacgattttttaatatatgatACAGGCTTGCAGACGCACGACACTTGAAAACTTCCAATGCGCCTATCTCGAAATGCTATTTCTGGAGATGTGCGTAGTAAGTGTGcgacattttattgtatttatttatttatttaatgctTACTTCTAGTCTGAAACCATAAGCTAACTAAAGGCAATAGGCGCCAGCAGCTAGGGCTTACCTCTCGTCTAGTGTAAAAAGACGATACACATATCTACACACAACAAAATTTTCTTGGTCAAATTGACCAATGCAGTTAGTATTGTTACTTTAAGGATAGTACTTTACTAGTTTTAATTTAAGGTTTTTAATGCTTTGTATACTATTTAATGGGTAAGCATAGTTGTGTTCGTGTAATGTTTGTAAATCATGCGCGAAAACGGGGTGATAGATCCCTCCACTCGGTTTaggaaataaaaacaaaaaaaatgttaatagtGTATTACAATTAGAATATGTATTCAATTCCAAATTTGGGATTTCTACACAACTATATCTTGAATCCGCCACTGGTGCAAATAGCTAATACACttataacaagaaaggaagttaacttcggcaagccgaagtttgtatacccttgcagttataattattaaatttaattcaaaattcttaaaaatacaaaaaatgatattcccaatagtataaaataatatgtcaaaaaacaccgaagcaaTAATTTGTTCTATATTATTTTtacaccaattttccgatcgttcccaTGGCaactatatgatatagtcgtccgattttgataaaattaaattcgaaactcagaactaattaaaatgtGTTATTTCCAATCGTaaaaggttatatgttaaaaaacaccaaagatataatttttttacattttttttccgatccggctggttccgacttatatactacctgcaaaagaaagaagacttttaggaaagctttaaaactgagagactagtttgcgtggaaacggacggacagacggacatggctggatcgac
Protein-coding regions in this window:
- the RpL11 gene encoding large ribosomal subunit protein uL5, which encodes MAAVTKKIKRDPAKNPMRNLHIRKLCLNICVGESGDRLTRAAKVLEQLTGQQPVFSKARYTVRSFGIRRNEKIAVHCTVRGAKAEEILERGLKVREYELRRENFSSTGNFGFGIQEHIDLGIKYDPSIGIYGLDFYVVLGRPGYNVNHRKRKSGTVGFQHRLTKEDAMKWFQQKYDGIILNTKK
- the Arl6 gene encoding ADP-ribosylation factor-like protein 6 encodes the protein MGMLHNLADLIKIKKDKMTILVLGLNNSGKSSIINHFKKSSEQTSIVVPTVGFMVEQFYSMSGVSIKAIDMSGATRYRNLWEHQFKNCHGIIYVIDSSDRMRFVVVKDELDLVLQHPDLCNRIVPILFYGNKMDMEDSLSSVKIAAALRLENIKEKPWHICSSSAVSGEGLGEGVQWLIQQMRFAMLNNKNAAKSRSKHSK